From the genome of Pseudoxanthomonas sp.:
CATGCCGACCGACTCCACCCCCAAGCTGCCGCCCCAGCGCCTGACCGACCGCAAGCGCCAGGCCATCGTGCAGGCCGCCATCGCGGCCTTCCGCAGCCAGGGCTTCGACGCGACCAGCATGGATCGCATCGCCGCCGATGCCGGGGTGTCCAAGCGCACGGTCTACAACCACTTCCCGGGCAAGGACGCACTGTTCGCTGAAATCCTGGTCCAGCTCTGGGGCAAGGCCGCGGGCCTGGCCGAGCAGGCCTACGCGCCGGGCCAGCCGCTACGCCCGCAGTTGCTGGCGTTGGCGCAGCAGAAGCTGCGGATGCTGGAGGACGAGCACTTCTTCGGCTTGGCACGCGTAGCCATCGCCGAAGCCATCCACGCACCGGAGCGGGCCCGCGAGATGGTCGCGCGCATAGGCGACAAGGACGAAGGCATCACCGTCTGGATCGCTGCTGCGATGGCCGACGGTGCGTTGAGGAAGGGCGATGCGCAGTTCGCCTCGCACCAGCTGCAGGGCCTGATCAAGGGCTTCGCCTTCTGGCCGCAACTGACGATGGGCCAGCCGGCCCTGACCCGTACCCGAGCAGGCGCAGGTGGCCGACTCGGCGGTGGACATGTTCCTGGCGTATTACGCCAGGGAGTGAGTGCGCTGCCGGCGCTCTGCACGCCGGCAGCAGCAACGCCTACTTGGCAACGCTGAAGCGGTAGGCCGTGGTCTGGGTATAGGTCTGGCCTGGGTCCAGGCGCGTGCTGGGGAAGCCGGACTGGTTGGGGCTGTCGGGGAAATGCTGGGCTTCCAGTGCCAGCGCGCTCCAGTGCAGATAGGTCTTGCCGCCCTTGCCCCCGTCGATGCGGTCGATGAAGTTGGACGTGTACAGCTGCATGCCCGGCTCGGTGGTGCTGACGGTCATGACCCGGCCCGATGTCGGCTCGCTCACCACCACGGCCGGCGTGTCCGCGCCTGGCGCGTCCAGCACCCAGTTGAAGTCGTAGCCGCCCTGCTTGGGCTCGGCGTGCTTGAGGTCGATGCTGTCGTCGTGGATACGCACACCGATCGCGGTCGGCGTGCGGAAATCCAGTGGCGTGCCTTCGACCGGCGCCAGCTTGCCGGTCGGGATCAACTCGGCATCAGTTGCCGTGTAGTTGGCCGCGTTGATCTGCACGGTGTGGTCGAGCACCGATGCGGCCCCCGCGCCGGCCAGGTTGAAGTAGGCGTGGCTGGTCAGGTTGAGCACGGTCGGCTTGTCGGTCGTGGCCTTGTAGTCGAGCTTCAGGCCGTCGGCTTCCAGCGTGTAGACCACGGTGACATCGAGGTTGCCAGGGAAGCCCATCTCGCCATCGGTCGAACGGTAATGCAGCGCGACCGAAGCCGTGCCGTCGGTGCCCGGGGTGGCCTCCCACAATTTGGTGGCGAAGCCTTCCGGCCCACCATGCAGCGCGTTGCCATTGTTGTTGGGCGGGATCTGGTACGCCTTGCCATCCAGACTGAACCTGCCCCTGGCGATGCGGTTGCCATAGCGACCGATCAGCGCGCCGAAGTTGGTGTTCGCCGTGGCCTGGTCGTGCAGGTAGCCCTCCAGCGTGTCGTAACCCAGCACCACGTCATCGACCTTGCCGTTGCGGTCGGGCACGTCCAGCGACTGGATGATGCCGCCGTAGCTCAGGATCGACGCCGTCATGCCCTTGCCGTTGTCCAGCGTGTATTTCTTGACCGCGCGCCCGTCGGGCAGCTGGCCGAAGGCGCTTTCGGTGACCTGTGGCCCGGCGGCCGGCGTCGCACTGGTCTCCGGCCCGGCTTCCGATTTCCCGGCATCAGGCGCGGACGCTTGCGAACATCCCCCCACACCCACCGCCACCACGGCGGCCATCACGACTGAACGCATCGTCCTCTCCCCTCTCCAGTGAAGCGCGGAGTCTGCGCGAGGCGATGCAAAGTGTTGGTTAAACGGCGCGCGCTCAGCGCAGCGGATCGGGCGGCGGCAGTTCATCGCGCACGTGCAGGAACCGGGCAAAGCGCGGCAACCCTTTGGAGGTCAACCCGTTGTAGCGATACGTCACCCACGCGCCCACCGGTGGCGGCGCGGCGCGCTGTGCATCGGTGAAGCCGCCGCCGATGCGAAAGTTTCGCCCATCGGCCGACCGCACCAGCAGCGCACCCAGCTTGCCCGCGTACTTGCCCTTGCCACCCGCATGGGCGACCACGCGCGCCTCGGCATCGTCGTAGGGCTTGTACTTGAGCAAGGCGTCGCTACGCCCGACCAGGTAATGCGCGTCGCGCCGATGCAGCATCAAGCCTTCGCCACCGGCGGCCACGACGCGGGCGAATTCGGCATCCAGCGCCGTGACGCTGGCGAAGCGCTGCTGGGCCACCATCCGCAGCTGCGGACTGGCGCTGGTGGCGACCAGCGAACGCATCCTGGCCACGCGCGCGTCGAATGGACCTGGATCGGTGGGCAGGTCGAACAGCATGAAATGCAGGTCATGCCATGCCGGGTCCGCCGGATCACCGGTGCGGATCAGCGCACTGGCGGCATCGAACTGGCCGCGGCCGATCCACAGCTCGCCATCCAGTGGCACCCTCGGCCAGCCGCGCGTGAACCATGCCGGCGCGTTGATCCTGGCCCCGCCCCGCGTCCACAACGCCTGCCCGTCCCAGCGGCCACGCACGCCATCGAGTTTCTCGCTGACCAGGTAGTCGGCCACCGCGACATGGCCGTGATAGCCGCTCGCCAGCATCAGCCGCGGCGGCTCGGCGGCAGCGACAGGACCCAAGTGCAGCAGCCCCATGCACAAGCACAGCAACACCAGTACACGCATGATCGGCGCCCTCCTTGGCTCGCCACCAGCATGCGATATCGCGCGCATGCGGCCCATCGGCCAGGTGCCCGACCGCGGGTAGGACAATGCCGCGCCCATCGAGGCGGGCGGTCACGGGCGTCCCGCCGGTGGAAATCCGCGTTCGCGAAGACTGACCCCGCCTTCAGACGATCCGGGTCTTGCGCCGCCAGCTGGTGACCTGGCTCCAGCGGATGAAGGTCACCATGCCCGACCCCAGGATCAGGGCAATGCCCACGCCGGTGATCCAGTCCAGCTTGCTGTGGAACAGCCAGTAGCCGAAGCCGATGGCCCACAGCATCTGGCTGTACTGGGTGGGCGCCACCGCGCTCACCGGCGCCAGCCGGGTGGAATACATCATCAGGATTGCGGCCAGCCCCGCCAGCAGGCCGTAGCCGGCGATCATCAGCCACTGCCATGCGGTGGGCCAGACGAAGTACGGCAGCATCAGGATGCCGCCCATCACCAGCGGGCCGATCACCCCGGCACCGTACAGGGTGATGCGCTTTTCATCCGGCCCGGCCATGCGCAGACTGATCACAGACACCGCGCCGGTCAGGCCGCAGATGATCGCGGCTACGTGGCCCTCGCTGAGCGTGCGGAAGCCCGGCCGCAGCACCACCAGCACACCGATGAAGCCCACCACCACCGCGGTCCAGCGGCGCCAGTGCACCTCTTCGCGCAGCAGCAGCACCGACAGGATGGTCACGAAGATCGGCATCAGGAAGATCAGCGCGAACGCTTCGGCCATCGACAGATGGGTGAAGGCGATCACCGAGGTCAGGTTGCCGGTGGCGCCGCAGAACGCCCGCAGCAGCCAGACCGTGGGCTTCCTGGCGATGACCACGTCGCGCCAGCGGTCATCGGGCTTCTTCAGGAACGGGACCGCGGTCAGCATCAGCAGCGCGCCGAAGAACACCAGTTCGTAGGACGGCAGCGTGCCTTCCAGCAGCTTCACGAACGCATCGCTGATGGAATAGGCCGCGTAGCACGCGAAGCCGAGCAGCACACCCTTGAACATCGAGATTCCCGCGCCTTGGAGACCGGCCCGCGCAGGCGTGCGCGGGCGACGGGGCACAGTATGCAGCGTGGCTGTGCCGGCCCGGGAACGACGCTGGCTGTTTTACGCCAGCATCGGCGCGCTCAGCGCTTGCTGCCGGGCGCTGGCGAACCGTAGAGATCCAGCAGCCGCAGGGTGACCCCGTTGGTCCAGCCGAAACCGTCCTGGTTGAGATATTCGCCTCCGCCACCGCTGGCCTTGCCGGTGGCGTCCACGTCGTACTTCTCGGTCAGCTTGTGCTCGCGTTCGAACACGGCCTGCACGCGCCCCAGGAAACCACGGCCGATCCTTTCTGCCAGCGCGTCCTGCCGGTAACGGCGCAGGCCATCGACCGCAACCCACTGCAGTGGCGCCCAGCCATTGGGCGCGTCCCACTGCTGGCCGCTGCGCACGACCGTGGTGGCGATACCGCCGGGGCGCAGCAGCTGCGCCTCGATGGTCTTGGCGGTCTGCGCGGCGCGCGTCGGCGAAGCGATGCCGGCAAACAACGGGAACGCCGTGGCCGCCGT
Proteins encoded in this window:
- a CDS encoding aldose epimerase family protein — encoded protein: MRSVVMAAVVAVGVGGCSQASAPDAGKSEAGPETSATPAAGPQVTESAFGQLPDGRAVKKYTLDNGKGMTASILSYGGIIQSLDVPDRNGKVDDVVLGYDTLEGYLHDQATANTNFGALIGRYGNRIARGRFSLDGKAYQIPPNNNGNALHGGPEGFATKLWEATPGTDGTASVALHYRSTDGEMGFPGNLDVTVVYTLEADGLKLDYKATTDKPTVLNLTSHAYFNLAGAGAASVLDHTVQINAANYTATDAELIPTGKLAPVEGTPLDFRTPTAIGVRIHDDSIDLKHAEPKQGGYDFNWVLDAPGADTPAVVVSEPTSGRVMTVSTTEPGMQLYTSNFIDRIDGGKGGKTYLHWSALALEAQHFPDSPNQSGFPSTRLDPGQTYTQTTAYRFSVAK
- a CDS encoding DNA ligase, with product MRVLVLLCLCMGLLHLGPVAAAEPPRLMLASGYHGHVAVADYLVSEKLDGVRGRWDGQALWTRGGARINAPAWFTRGWPRVPLDGELWIGRGQFDAASALIRTGDPADPAWHDLHFMLFDLPTDPGPFDARVARMRSLVATSASPQLRMVAQQRFASVTALDAEFARVVAAGGEGLMLHRRDAHYLVGRSDALLKYKPYDDAEARVVAHAGGKGKYAGKLGALLVRSADGRNFRIGGGFTDAQRAAPPPVGAWVTYRYNGLTSKGLPRFARFLHVRDELPPPDPLR
- a CDS encoding DMT family transporter, which produces MFKGVLLGFACYAAYSISDAFVKLLEGTLPSYELVFFGALLMLTAVPFLKKPDDRWRDVVIARKPTVWLLRAFCGATGNLTSVIAFTHLSMAEAFALIFLMPIFVTILSVLLLREEVHWRRWTAVVVGFIGVLVVLRPGFRTLSEGHVAAIICGLTGAVSVISLRMAGPDEKRITLYGAGVIGPLVMGGILMLPYFVWPTAWQWLMIAGYGLLAGLAAILMMYSTRLAPVSAVAPTQYSQMLWAIGFGYWLFHSKLDWITGVGIALILGSGMVTFIRWSQVTSWRRKTRIV